A window of Raineyella sp. W15-4 contains these coding sequences:
- the cbiE gene encoding precorrin-6y C5,15-methyltransferase (decarboxylating) subunit CbiE, producing the protein MIEVVGVRADGPDEAARRLLADAEVVLGGERHLAMARALGVEAELIPWPSPMRPALPGLIASVADRRVVVLASGDPMVSGIGSTLVRLLGPAAVRIRPAASSVALARAEMRWPEETCDFVSLVGRDLDRLRRHLAPGNRVIALSGGAGTPAAIADLLRSEGFGPTRMTVLSDLGSADQARFDGVAEDWPYAAVPPLNVLCLEVAVTAGARPVGLSLAPGLPDEDFEHDGQLSKRDVRASALAHLRPCPGDLLWDVGAGAGSIGIEWSRLDRRNRAIAVERDAERADRIRRNAARLGVPELRVVQADATIGLADLPTPDAVFVGGGANAEVIEACWAALPVAGRIVVHTVTLETERAVIDAWQRHGGELTRLSVEVTQPIGRFTGWKPARPVVQWAAAKRLPIVEETA; encoded by the coding sequence GTGATCGAGGTCGTGGGTGTGAGGGCGGACGGGCCGGACGAGGCGGCCCGGCGGCTGCTGGCGGATGCCGAGGTGGTGCTCGGCGGTGAGCGTCACCTCGCCATGGCGCGCGCCCTCGGGGTCGAGGCGGAGCTGATCCCGTGGCCGTCGCCGATGCGTCCCGCGCTGCCCGGCCTGATAGCGTCGGTCGCCGACCGCCGGGTGGTGGTGCTCGCCTCCGGCGACCCGATGGTCTCTGGCATCGGCTCCACCCTGGTCCGGCTGCTCGGCCCGGCGGCCGTCCGGATCCGGCCGGCGGCTTCGTCGGTGGCGCTGGCCCGTGCCGAGATGCGCTGGCCGGAGGAGACCTGCGACTTCGTCAGCCTGGTCGGTCGTGACCTCGACCGGCTGCGCCGGCACCTGGCCCCGGGCAACCGGGTGATCGCCCTGTCCGGCGGTGCCGGGACCCCGGCTGCGATCGCCGACCTGTTGCGGTCGGAGGGCTTCGGCCCGACCCGGATGACGGTGCTGTCCGACCTCGGCTCGGCAGACCAGGCACGGTTCGACGGCGTCGCGGAGGACTGGCCGTACGCCGCGGTCCCGCCGCTCAATGTGCTGTGCCTGGAGGTCGCCGTGACGGCGGGGGCGCGGCCGGTCGGGTTGTCGCTGGCGCCCGGTCTGCCCGACGAGGACTTCGAGCACGACGGGCAATTGTCCAAGCGGGACGTCCGGGCTTCGGCGCTGGCGCACCTGCGGCCCTGCCCGGGTGACCTTCTCTGGGACGTCGGCGCCGGTGCCGGCTCGATCGGCATCGAATGGTCCCGGCTCGACCGGCGCAACCGGGCGATCGCCGTCGAGCGCGATGCCGAGCGAGCCGACCGGATCCGGCGCAACGCGGCTCGGCTGGGCGTTCCCGAACTGCGGGTGGTGCAGGCCGATGCGACCATCGGGTTGGCCGACCTGCCCACCCCCGACGCGGTGTTCGTCGGCGGTGGCGCCAACGCCGAGGTGATCGAGGCCTGCTGGGCGGCCCTGCCGGTGGCGGGCCGGATCGTGGTCCACACCGTCACCCTGGAGACCGAACGTGCCGTCATCGACGCCTGGCAGCGTCATGGCGGCGAACTCACCCGGCTGTCGGTCGAGGTGACCCAGCCGATCGGCCGGTTCACCGGCTGGAAACCGGCCCGCCCGGTGGTCCAGTGGGCCGCCGCCAAGCGCCTGCCGATCGTCGAGGAGACCGCGTGA
- a CDS encoding cobyrinate a,c-diamide synthase: MVADGIPATPLARVVIGAPASGQGKTTVATGLMAALSRAPYGLDVAGFKVGPDYIDPGYHQLATGRPGRNLDPWLQGEERIAPLLLHGAGTARIAVIEGVMGLFDGKAETEGFASTAHVVELTESPVILTVDVSHASRTIAATVGGLAAFEEGVKVEGIILNKAGSPRHADEVKRALRRLGIPVLGVLPRDEAIHVPSRHLGLVPAAERDEALAALDVLARRIADEIDLARVVRIAMTAPRLSVRPWDPTAEVHPPAAADPAAEPVAGPDRSPARPRIAIAGGRAFTFRYAETTELMAAAGCEPVEFDPLNDPALPPDTAGIYLGGGFPEVHAEGLSGNASMIASIREAIAAGTPTVGECAGLLYLCREVDGHPMVGAVDATAAMGPKLVLGYRDADGTHGHEFHRTTTDPPDPPMPGNVHASYLHVHWAGAPELAQEFCDAVHAYTASRPDLRHHGDTEVGDGLVDLAVNVRLPGPPDWMLAQIAATLPGLGAYPDPTAARQALAAYHGVSPDMVLPTAGGAEAFTLIARAVPGDRPVVVHPQFTEPEAALLAAGRTPHRHVLAPPFTLDPAALPDTDLLLIGNPTNPTSVLHDGEALRGLAGPRRIVVIDEAFMDAVPGEHESQIAAEMADLLVVRSLTKTWGLAGLRAGCVVGDPRLIARLAAQQPPWSVSAPALAAMIAATSDRARVESQLAVIGTTRDRDHLVEALTGLGWDVVTPAAGPFVLADTHDPATRARLRERGFAVRRGDTFPGLGPGWVRVAVRPPDVTDALVEAARV, from the coding sequence ATGGTGGCCGACGGCATCCCGGCCACTCCCCTGGCCCGGGTGGTGATCGGCGCCCCGGCGTCCGGCCAGGGCAAGACGACCGTCGCGACCGGGCTGATGGCGGCCCTGTCCCGCGCACCGTACGGCCTCGATGTGGCCGGCTTCAAGGTCGGCCCGGACTACATCGACCCCGGCTACCACCAGCTCGCCACCGGCCGCCCCGGCCGCAACCTCGACCCCTGGCTGCAGGGCGAGGAGCGGATCGCCCCGCTGCTGCTGCACGGCGCCGGCACCGCCCGGATCGCCGTCATCGAGGGCGTGATGGGGCTGTTCGACGGCAAGGCGGAGACCGAGGGCTTCGCCTCCACCGCCCACGTCGTGGAGCTCACCGAGTCCCCGGTCATCCTCACCGTCGATGTCTCCCACGCCTCCCGGACGATCGCCGCGACGGTCGGCGGGCTGGCCGCGTTCGAGGAGGGGGTGAAGGTCGAAGGCATCATCCTCAACAAGGCCGGCTCCCCCCGCCACGCCGACGAGGTGAAGCGCGCCCTGCGCCGGCTGGGCATCCCGGTCCTCGGCGTACTGCCGCGCGACGAGGCGATCCACGTGCCCTCCCGCCACCTCGGCCTGGTGCCCGCCGCCGAGCGGGACGAGGCGCTGGCGGCCCTCGACGTCCTCGCCCGGCGGATCGCCGACGAGATCGACCTGGCCCGGGTGGTGCGGATCGCGATGACCGCGCCCCGGCTGTCCGTACGCCCCTGGGACCCCACCGCCGAGGTGCACCCACCCGCAGCCGCCGATCCCGCAGCCGAGCCCGTCGCCGGCCCTGACCGCTCCCCGGCCCGGCCCCGGATCGCCATCGCCGGCGGCCGCGCCTTCACCTTCCGGTACGCCGAGACGACCGAGCTGATGGCGGCGGCCGGGTGCGAACCGGTCGAGTTCGACCCGCTCAACGATCCCGCCCTGCCGCCCGACACCGCCGGGATCTACCTGGGCGGCGGCTTCCCCGAGGTGCACGCCGAGGGACTGTCCGGCAACGCGTCGATGATCGCCTCGATCCGGGAGGCGATCGCCGCCGGCACCCCCACCGTCGGCGAGTGCGCCGGCCTGCTCTACCTGTGCCGCGAGGTCGACGGCCATCCGATGGTCGGCGCGGTCGACGCGACCGCGGCGATGGGCCCGAAGCTGGTACTCGGCTACCGCGACGCCGACGGGACCCACGGCCACGAATTCCACCGGACCACCACCGATCCGCCCGACCCGCCGATGCCCGGCAACGTACACGCCTCCTACCTGCACGTGCACTGGGCGGGCGCCCCGGAGCTGGCCCAGGAGTTCTGCGACGCCGTCCACGCGTACACGGCCTCCCGGCCGGATCTCCGCCACCACGGCGACACCGAGGTGGGTGACGGGCTGGTCGACCTGGCGGTCAACGTCCGGCTGCCCGGCCCGCCGGACTGGATGCTGGCCCAGATCGCCGCAACCCTCCCCGGGCTGGGTGCCTATCCGGATCCGACGGCGGCCCGGCAGGCGCTGGCGGCCTACCACGGGGTCAGCCCGGACATGGTGCTGCCGACCGCGGGCGGGGCCGAGGCGTTCACCCTGATCGCCCGGGCCGTCCCCGGCGATCGGCCGGTCGTCGTGCACCCGCAGTTCACCGAGCCGGAGGCGGCTCTGCTCGCCGCGGGGCGTACGCCGCACCGGCACGTCCTGGCCCCGCCGTTCACCCTCGACCCTGCGGCGTTGCCCGACACCGACCTGCTGCTGATCGGCAACCCGACCAACCCCACCAGCGTGCTGCACGACGGGGAGGCACTGCGCGGCCTGGCCGGGCCGAGACGGATCGTGGTGATCGACGAGGCGTTCATGGATGCCGTCCCCGGCGAGCACGAGAGCCAGATCGCCGCCGAGATGGCCGACCTGCTGGTGGTGCGCTCGCTCACCAAGACCTGGGGCCTGGCCGGGCTGCGCGCCGGCTGTGTCGTCGGTGATCCGCGGTTGATTGCCCGACTGGCGGCCCAGCAGCCGCCGTGGTCGGTCTCCGCCCCGGCGCTCGCCGCGATGATCGCCGCCACCTCCGACCGGGCCAGGGTCGAGTCCCAGCTCGCGGTGATCGGCACCACTCGCGACCGGGACCACCTCGTCGAGGCGCTGACCGGCCTGGGCTGGGACGTCGTCACCCCGGCGGCCGGCCCGTTCGTGCTGGCCGACACCCACGACCCGGCGACCCGCGCCCGGCTGCGGGAGCGCGGGTTCGCGGTCCGCCGCGGCGACACCTTCCCCGGCCTCGGTCCCGGCTGGGTCCGGGTGGCCGTCCGGCCGCCCGACGTCACCGACGCGCTCGTGGAGGCCGCCCGTGTTTGA
- a CDS encoding HNH endonuclease yields the protein MTATMSVPAPAWAEAPAWVAAEGPGGDPPWPEDLFGAPPGPQRVEEVGLPDLRQWARWLGDPEVFDAVDGAADDVSARCIELITALERLKAAAAAAQARVTERFDRLQRQQQRDAGVPADRLGEGVAAQVALARHESPVKGGRFLGTAQAWVREMPHTLEALAEGRLNEWRATLAVRETACLAVEDRGAVDEEFGEMLRSRSTMGDRAVTAALRRMVYERDAEAYLRRIEAAAKGRRVTCRPAPDGMTYVTALLPLQQGVAVFAALTQAADTARADGDERGRGQLMADTLVERVTGRPAERPCDIHLDVLITDRSLFAEDDGAAEVGGVGPVPAGWVRRMLGGIDDPETRVQVRRLFRGPTGLVATKTAGRFFTRGMQHLIRARDQHCRTPWCDAPIRHADHVVGHAEGGPTDLDNGQGLCERCNHTKQVAGWSASVEPGPDHVVRLMTPTGHTYVSRPPRGPGEGGRR from the coding sequence ATGACGGCGACGATGTCGGTGCCTGCTCCGGCGTGGGCGGAGGCGCCCGCGTGGGTGGCGGCGGAGGGGCCGGGCGGTGATCCGCCCTGGCCCGAGGATCTGTTCGGCGCCCCGCCGGGGCCGCAGCGGGTGGAGGAGGTGGGCCTGCCCGACCTGCGGCAGTGGGCCCGCTGGCTGGGCGATCCCGAGGTGTTCGATGCCGTGGACGGCGCGGCCGACGACGTCTCGGCCCGGTGTATCGAGCTGATCACCGCCCTGGAGCGGCTCAAGGCCGCCGCGGCGGCCGCGCAGGCCCGGGTGACGGAACGGTTCGACCGGCTGCAACGTCAGCAACAGCGGGACGCCGGGGTGCCGGCGGACCGGCTCGGTGAGGGCGTGGCCGCGCAGGTGGCGCTCGCCCGCCACGAGTCCCCGGTCAAGGGCGGCCGATTCCTCGGCACTGCGCAGGCCTGGGTCCGGGAGATGCCACACACCCTCGAGGCACTGGCCGAGGGCCGGCTCAACGAGTGGCGGGCCACCCTGGCGGTGCGCGAGACGGCCTGTTTGGCGGTCGAGGACCGCGGAGCGGTGGACGAGGAGTTCGGCGAGATGCTGCGGTCCCGGTCCACGATGGGCGATCGAGCGGTCACCGCCGCGCTGCGCCGGATGGTGTACGAGCGGGATGCCGAGGCCTACCTCCGGCGGATCGAGGCGGCGGCGAAGGGCCGACGGGTGACCTGCCGTCCCGCTCCCGACGGGATGACGTACGTGACCGCGCTGCTGCCGCTGCAGCAGGGGGTCGCAGTGTTTGCCGCGTTGACCCAGGCCGCTGACACCGCCCGGGCCGACGGTGACGAGCGGGGACGCGGGCAGCTGATGGCCGACACCCTGGTGGAACGGGTCACCGGGCGCCCGGCGGAGCGGCCCTGCGATATCCACCTCGACGTGCTGATCACCGATCGTTCGTTGTTCGCGGAGGACGACGGGGCGGCGGAGGTCGGCGGCGTCGGGCCGGTACCCGCCGGCTGGGTGCGCCGGATGCTCGGCGGCATCGACGATCCGGAGACCCGGGTGCAGGTGCGTCGGCTGTTCCGCGGGCCGACCGGGCTGGTGGCGACGAAGACCGCCGGACGGTTCTTCACCCGGGGGATGCAGCACCTGATCCGCGCCCGCGACCAACACTGCCGGACACCCTGGTGCGACGCCCCGATCCGGCACGCCGACCATGTGGTCGGCCACGCGGAGGGCGGTCCGACGGATCTGGACAACGGTCAGGGTCTGTGCGAGCGGTGCAATCACACCAAGCAGGTCGCCGGCTGGTCGGCGAGCGTCGAGCCGGGGCCCGACCATGTGGTCCGACTGATGACGCCGACAGGTCACACGTATGTCTCGCGTCCGCCGCGCGGTCCGGGGGAAGGGGGACGCCGTTAG
- the cobM gene encoding precorrin-4 C(11)-methyltransferase, translating to MTVHFIGAGPGAADLLTFRGAALMAASPVCLYAGTYVTEELLAHCPDDVELVDTAAVNLDEQVAVMKRATAEGRDVARLCSGDPSIYSALAEQTRRLDAEGVAWDVTPGVPAYAAAAALVGKELSVPEVAQTVILTRAQRASTTIPPEESLAELARTHATLVLHLAIRFVRELQQTLIPEYGADCPVVVVSRAEQPDELILRGTLADFADTVEAHGLRQAAIIIVGWALAAEDFPDSHLYRTRHPR from the coding sequence GTGACCGTCCACTTCATCGGCGCCGGCCCCGGCGCCGCCGACCTGTTGACTTTCCGTGGCGCCGCCCTGATGGCGGCCTCCCCGGTCTGTCTCTATGCCGGCACCTATGTCACCGAAGAGCTGCTGGCCCACTGCCCGGACGACGTCGAGCTGGTCGACACCGCCGCGGTCAACCTCGACGAGCAGGTCGCGGTCATGAAGCGGGCCACCGCGGAAGGCCGCGACGTCGCCCGGCTGTGTTCCGGTGATCCCTCGATCTACTCCGCGCTCGCCGAGCAGACCCGCCGGCTCGATGCCGAGGGGGTCGCCTGGGACGTCACCCCCGGCGTCCCCGCGTACGCCGCTGCAGCCGCTCTCGTCGGCAAGGAACTCTCCGTGCCCGAGGTCGCCCAGACCGTCATCCTGACCCGCGCCCAGCGTGCCTCGACGACGATCCCGCCGGAGGAATCCCTGGCGGAGCTGGCCAGGACCCATGCCACCCTGGTGCTGCACCTGGCGATCCGGTTCGTCCGCGAGCTGCAGCAGACGCTGATCCCCGAGTACGGCGCGGACTGCCCGGTGGTCGTCGTCTCCCGCGCCGAACAGCCCGACGAACTCATCCTCCGCGGCACTCTCGCAGACTTCGCCGACACCGTCGAGGCCCACGGCCTGCGACAGGCGGCGATCATCATCGTGGGCTGGGCCCTGGCCGCCGAGGACTTCCCTGATTCCCACCTCTACCGCACCCGACATCCCCGCTGA
- a CDS encoding cobalt-precorrin-6A reductase produces MTVLILGGTREARALAILLVGHGLDVISSLAGRVTTPALPAGEVRIGGFGGIEGLVAYERDHGITVVVDATHPFASRISANAAAAHHDTGIPLLHLQRPGWETRPEADGWHWVDTTAEAVAAAERLGERVFVTTGRKSLRAYAGWTDRYVLVRLVEPADWWVPTGWEVLVDRGPYDLAAETALMRDRRIDVLTTKNSGGSLTEAKLQAAADLGIAVVIVRRPPAPEGIDQVATPEEAAGWVLAQA; encoded by the coding sequence ATGACCGTGCTGATCCTCGGCGGCACCCGGGAGGCCCGCGCCCTGGCGATCCTGCTGGTCGGCCACGGCCTCGACGTCATCTCCTCCCTCGCCGGGCGGGTGACGACCCCGGCGCTGCCGGCCGGCGAGGTCCGGATCGGCGGCTTCGGCGGCATCGAGGGCCTGGTGGCGTACGAACGCGACCACGGGATCACCGTCGTCGTCGACGCCACCCACCCGTTCGCCTCCCGGATCAGCGCCAACGCCGCCGCGGCCCACCACGACACCGGGATCCCGCTGCTGCACCTGCAGCGGCCCGGCTGGGAGACCCGCCCCGAGGCCGACGGCTGGCATTGGGTGGACACCACCGCGGAGGCCGTCGCGGCGGCCGAACGGCTCGGCGAGCGGGTGTTCGTCACCACCGGCCGCAAGTCGCTGCGTGCGTACGCCGGCTGGACCGACCGCTACGTCCTGGTCCGGCTGGTCGAGCCCGCGGATTGGTGGGTGCCTACCGGGTGGGAGGTGCTGGTCGACCGCGGGCCGTACGATCTGGCCGCCGAGACCGCCCTGATGCGGGACCGGCGGATCGACGTGCTGACCACGAAGAACTCCGGTGGTTCCCTCACCGAGGCCAAGCTGCAGGCCGCCGCCGACCTCGGCATCGCCGTGGTGATCGTCCGGCGGCCGCCCGCGCCGGAGGGCATCGATCAGGTGGCGACCCCGGAGGAGGCCGCCGGCTGGGTGCTTGCCCAGGCCTGA
- a CDS encoding putative cobaltochelatase has protein sequence MRTFPFSAVVGSDDMRLALVLTTVSPAIGGVLVRGEKGTAKSTTVRALAELLPAQQVIDGCRFGCDPAAPDPRCPDGPHDPAEPTGTRPARLVELPVGATEDRVIGSLDLEQALGAGRVRYEPGLLAEANRGLLYVDEVNLLHDHLVDLLLDAAAMGRNTVERDGVSISHAARIVLVGTMNPEEGELRPQLLDRFGLTVEVAAPRDPRLRAEVVRRRLAYDQDPDAFAAAYDTEQEATRTRLAAARDLLDTVTLGDRALLKIAEICAAFEVDGMRADIVTARAAAAHAAWNGRDRVTKEDLRAAARLALPHRRRRNPFDAPGLDEDLLDRLLDDLEPDDPDDPDPADPDPDDPDPADPDPDRPDPDRPDDSSADQEPSGQGQAAPTPPAADRDATDATDPDPAPEDGPQDDPAGAAPRMLLAAAGRPYRTRRLEAHGIGSGEAGRRSRARTGQGRTVGAGVEGRTLHLPATIRAAAPHQATRGRASGKLRLTAGDLRRTVTEGRESNLVLLVVDASGSMAARRRMEAVKTAVLSLLLDAYQRRDKVGLITFRGSDATLALPPTSSVDAAARRLAELPAGGRTPLAEGLATAAEVLRRERIRDPRRRPLLVILTDGRATSGPDALPRADRVAAYLAEYDAVVIDCETGRFRLGLAGRLAATMGADLVELGEVGRDTVSAAGRTIVTTVQDRLTDPDHRRKAA, from the coding sequence ATGCGCACCTTTCCGTTCTCGGCCGTCGTCGGCTCCGACGACATGCGCCTGGCACTGGTCCTGACCACAGTGTCCCCAGCGATCGGCGGTGTCCTGGTCCGCGGCGAGAAGGGCACCGCCAAGTCGACCACCGTCCGGGCGCTGGCCGAACTACTGCCGGCCCAACAGGTCATCGACGGCTGCCGCTTCGGCTGCGACCCGGCCGCCCCGGATCCGCGCTGCCCGGACGGTCCGCACGACCCTGCCGAGCCGACCGGCACCCGCCCCGCCCGGCTCGTCGAGCTGCCGGTCGGCGCCACCGAGGACCGGGTCATCGGCTCCCTCGACCTCGAACAGGCCCTCGGCGCCGGCCGGGTCCGCTACGAACCGGGCCTGCTCGCCGAGGCAAACCGCGGTCTGCTCTACGTCGACGAGGTCAACCTGCTGCACGACCACCTGGTCGACCTGCTCCTCGACGCGGCCGCAATGGGCCGCAACACCGTCGAACGCGACGGTGTCTCGATCTCCCATGCCGCCAGGATCGTCCTGGTCGGCACGATGAACCCCGAGGAGGGCGAGCTGCGGCCCCAGTTGCTGGACCGCTTCGGGCTGACCGTCGAGGTCGCCGCACCGCGCGACCCGCGACTGCGCGCCGAGGTGGTCCGCCGCCGGCTGGCGTACGACCAGGATCCGGACGCCTTCGCCGCGGCGTATGACACCGAACAGGAGGCCACCCGGACCCGGCTGGCCGCCGCCCGGGACCTGCTCGACACTGTCACCCTCGGCGACCGGGCGCTGCTGAAGATCGCCGAGATCTGTGCCGCCTTCGAGGTCGACGGGATGCGCGCCGACATCGTCACCGCCCGTGCCGCGGCCGCCCACGCCGCCTGGAACGGCCGCGACCGGGTCACCAAGGAGGACCTGCGGGCCGCCGCCCGGCTGGCCCTGCCACACCGTCGGCGCCGCAACCCGTTCGACGCCCCTGGGCTGGACGAGGACCTGCTGGACCGCCTGCTCGACGACCTCGAGCCGGACGACCCGGACGATCCCGACCCGGCCGATCCCGACCCGGACGATCCCGACCCGGCCGATCCCGACCCGGACCGTCCCGACCCGGACCGTCCCGACGACTCATCCGCCGACCAGGAGCCGTCCGGGCAGGGGCAGGCCGCTCCGACGCCCCCCGCGGCCGACCGGGACGCCACCGACGCCACCGATCCGGACCCCGCGCCCGAGGACGGCCCACAGGACGACCCCGCCGGCGCCGCCCCACGGATGCTGCTCGCCGCCGCCGGACGGCCCTACCGCACCCGTCGGTTGGAGGCCCACGGGATCGGCTCCGGCGAGGCCGGCCGCCGGTCCCGCGCCCGGACCGGTCAGGGGCGCACGGTCGGTGCCGGCGTCGAGGGCCGTACGCTGCACCTGCCCGCCACGATCCGCGCCGCCGCGCCGCACCAGGCGACCCGCGGCCGAGCGAGCGGGAAGCTCCGGCTGACCGCCGGCGACCTGCGCCGGACTGTCACCGAGGGCCGTGAGTCCAACCTGGTGCTGCTGGTGGTCGACGCCTCCGGCTCGATGGCGGCCAGACGGCGGATGGAGGCGGTCAAGACCGCCGTCCTCAGCCTGCTGCTGGACGCCTACCAACGCCGCGACAAGGTCGGTCTGATCACCTTCCGGGGCAGCGACGCGACACTGGCGCTGCCGCCGACCTCCTCGGTCGACGCGGCCGCCCGGCGGCTGGCCGAGTTGCCCGCCGGCGGCCGTACGCCGCTGGCCGAGGGACTGGCGACCGCCGCCGAGGTGCTCCGGCGCGAGCGGATCCGCGACCCGCGCCGCCGGCCACTGCTGGTCATCCTCACCGACGGCCGGGCCACCTCCGGTCCCGACGCCCTGCCCCGCGCCGACCGGGTCGCCGCGTACCTGGCCGAGTACGACGCCGTGGTGATCGACTGCGAGACCGGCCGGTTCCGGCTGGGCCTCGCCGGCCGGCTCGCCGCCACGATGGGCGCCGACCTGGTCGAGCTGGGCGAGGTCGGCCGTGACACGGTGTCGGCGGCCGGTCGTACCATCGTGACCACCGTCCAAGATCGCCTCACCGACCCCGACCACCGACGAAAGGCCGCCTGA
- the cobO gene encoding cob(I)yrinic acid a,c-diamide adenosyltransferase: MQGKPLTVPDDGLTTRQRRHRPLVIVHTGAGKGKSTAAFGLALRGWTQGWDIGVFQFVKSAKWRIGEQTALETLATVHTDTGQGGPIEWHKMGSGWSWSRKEGSDEDHALAAQEGWAEIKRRLAAERHTLYVLDEFTYPMSWGWIDPADVAATLRDRPGTQHVVITGRDCAPEVLEVADLVTEMTKIKHPFDTGQKGQKGIEW, from the coding sequence ATGCAGGGCAAGCCACTGACCGTGCCCGACGACGGGCTGACCACCCGGCAGCGCCGCCATCGGCCGTTGGTGATCGTGCACACCGGCGCCGGCAAGGGCAAGTCCACCGCGGCGTTCGGGCTGGCCCTGCGCGGCTGGACCCAGGGCTGGGACATCGGCGTCTTCCAGTTCGTGAAGTCCGCGAAGTGGCGGATCGGCGAGCAGACCGCCCTCGAGACACTCGCCACGGTGCACACCGACACCGGGCAGGGCGGCCCGATCGAGTGGCACAAGATGGGCTCGGGCTGGTCCTGGTCGCGCAAGGAGGGCTCCGACGAGGACCACGCACTGGCCGCCCAGGAGGGTTGGGCCGAGATCAAGCGGCGCCTCGCCGCCGAGCGGCACACCCTCTACGTGCTCGACGAGTTCACCTACCCGATGAGCTGGGGCTGGATCGACCCGGCCGACGTCGCGGCGACGCTGCGCGACCGGCCCGGCACCCAGCACGTGGTGATCACCGGCCGTGACTGCGCCCCCGAGGTGCTCGAGGTCGCCGACCTGGTCACCGAGATGACCAAGATCAAGCACCCCTTCGACACCGGCCAGAAGGGCCAGAAGGGCATAGAGTGGTGA
- the cobA gene encoding uroporphyrinogen-III C-methyltransferase: MFEIEVTGRQVLITGLDATMPAHIAALIRDGARVTVAVEELSTSLKDLVHRGLISHDPDPQGSYDLVIAPRPAPAAPDPDPADAVATGSGVGRVTLVGGGPGDPGLITVAGLRALREADVVVTDRLVPQECLAEIPAHAEVIDVAKIPRGEQTSQERINALLIDRARPGRHVVRFKGGDPYVFGRGGEEVVALTEAGIPVTIIPGVTSSIAAPELAGIPVTHRGLTQGFTVVSGHVAPGDPRSTVDWSALARTGTTLVILMGVHTLRRICARLVADGLDPALPAATIADAGLAGQRIVRSPLGGLPDAVEAAGIGSPAVTVIGAVAGGRLPATTDLAMQGLVR; encoded by the coding sequence GTGTTTGAGATCGAGGTCACCGGCCGCCAGGTGCTGATCACCGGGCTGGATGCCACCATGCCCGCGCACATCGCCGCCCTGATCCGCGACGGCGCCCGGGTCACCGTCGCCGTCGAGGAGCTGTCCACCTCGCTGAAGGACCTGGTGCACCGCGGCCTGATCAGCCACGACCCCGACCCGCAGGGATCGTACGACCTGGTCATCGCACCCCGCCCGGCGCCGGCGGCGCCCGACCCCGACCCGGCCGACGCCGTGGCCACCGGTTCCGGCGTCGGCCGGGTCACCCTGGTCGGCGGCGGGCCGGGCGATCCCGGGCTGATCACCGTCGCCGGGCTGCGGGCGCTGCGCGAAGCGGATGTCGTGGTGACCGATCGGCTCGTCCCGCAGGAGTGCCTGGCCGAGATCCCTGCCCACGCCGAGGTGATCGACGTGGCGAAGATCCCGCGCGGCGAACAGACCTCCCAGGAGAGGATCAACGCCCTGCTGATCGACCGGGCCCGCCCCGGCCGGCACGTCGTCCGGTTCAAGGGCGGCGACCCGTACGTCTTCGGCCGCGGCGGGGAGGAGGTGGTCGCCCTCACCGAAGCCGGCATCCCGGTGACCATCATCCCCGGGGTGACGTCCTCGATCGCCGCGCCGGAGCTCGCCGGCATCCCGGTCACCCACCGCGGGCTCACCCAGGGCTTCACCGTGGTGTCCGGCCATGTCGCGCCGGGCGACCCCCGGTCCACCGTCGACTGGTCGGCGCTGGCCCGCACCGGCACCACCCTGGTGATCCTGATGGGGGTGCACACCCTGCGGCGTATCTGCGCCCGGCTGGTCGCCGACGGCCTGGACCCGGCGCTGCCGGCGGCGACCATCGCCGACGCCGGGCTGGCCGGCCAGCGGATCGTCCGCTCCCCCCTCGGCGGGCTGCCGGACGCCGTCGAGGCCGCCGGGATCGGCTCCCCCGCGGTCACCGTGATCGGCGCCGTCGCCGGCGGCCGACTGCCGGCGACCACCGATCTCGCGATGCAGGGCCTGGTCCGATGA